One stretch of Lucilia cuprina isolate Lc7/37 chromosome 6, ASM2204524v1, whole genome shotgun sequence DNA includes these proteins:
- the LOC111680521 gene encoding F-box/LRR-repeat protein 20 encodes MFIQNNSNYENSGGGAAAVAASVSAGDINDVAGGDGIGGGGGLDSLEVGVNNVEALSVGDSSLSTNGSEGAGSQELIFPLRSPARQQNSLNSLNMRENNNNANTKRSFNLNLSFSNNNNRKLLSVAAVGGGLGVAGGALSGCVSTAQSFWSSVASNVSASSSSSSSSSSSSSSSITSASPSALASSSTLSSDVSSGVGGGGLVSSGAVAVSGGCGPGVVQRVFINTKPKNKTELILATGPSTSTTNIITSSTGNNILNIAERNNKTHAYKMDVDSSDENGPQTFLNTNDNDDELIKQLPKEILLRIFSYLDVVSLCRCAQVSKYWNILALDGSCWQKVNLFDFQRDIEGPVIENISQRCGGFLKFLSLRGCKSVGDQSIRNLLEINISWCHLITENGVEALARGCVYLRKFCSKGCKQVNDNAISCLAKYCPNLMVLNLHSCESITDSSIRQIASNCHNLQKLCVSKCAELTDLSLMALSQNNPYLNTLEVSGCRNFTDLGFQALGKNCKYLERMDLEECNQITDLTLAHLATGCPSLEKLFLSHCELITDDGIRQLAAGSCAAESLSVLELDNCPLITDRTLEHLVSCHNLQRIELFDCQLITRAAIRKLKQHLPNIKVHAYFAPVTPPPVTTGQRPRYCRCCEIL; translated from the exons atgtttatacaaaataattccAATTACGAAAATAGTGGTGGAGGTGCTGCAGCTGTTGCAGCTAGTGTCAGTGCGGGTGATATTAATGATGTTGCCGGCGGCGATGGCATTGGTGGAGGTGGCGGCCTTGATAGTCTTGAGGTGGGTGTTAACAATGTCGAGGCACTTAGTGTGGGTGACAGCAGTCTCAGTACAAACGGTAGTGAGGGAGCTGGAAGTCAAGAATTAATATTTCCCCTTAGATCACCAGCACGTCAACAAAATTCACTAAACAGTTTAAATATGCgcgaaaataataacaatgccAATACGAAAAGATCTTTCAATTTAAATCTCAGCTttagcaacaataataatcgCAAACTCTTAAGTGTGGCCGCTGTGGGTGGTGGTTTAGGGGTGGCCGGTGGTGCCCTTAGTGGTTGTGTTAGTACAGCTCAATCGTTTTGGAGTTCGGTTGCTTCGAATGTTTCGGCCTCATCATCCTCTTCTTCGTCGTCGTCGTCGTCGTCTTCATCGTCCATAACATCGGCTTCACCTTCGGCTTTAGCTTCATCCTCGACCTTATCATCGGATGTTAGTAGTGGTGTTGGTGGTGGAGGTTTGGTTAGTAGTGGTGCTGTTGCAGTAAGTGGTGGCTGTGGTCCAGGTGTTGTTCAACGGGTTTTTATTAACACCAAAccgaaaaataaaactgaattaaTTTTAGCTACAGGCCCCAGTACAAGTACAACAAACATCATTACTTCATCTACgggtaataatattttaaatattgccgAACGCAATAATAAAACACACGCTTACAAAATGGATGTGGATTCATCTGATGAAAATGGAcct CAAACATTCCTCAATACAAACGATAATGATGATGAACTTATTAAACAACTGCCAAAGGAAATACTATTACGTATATTCTCATATTTGGATGTGGTTTCATTATGCAGATGTGCACAA GTCTCCAAATATTGGAATATCTTAGCTTTAGATGGATCCTGCTGGCAGAAAgtcaatttatttgattttcaacGTGATATTGAG ggtCCTGTCATAGAAAATATATCCCAACGTTGTGgaggatttttaaaatttctttcccTACGAGGTTGCAAATCTGTGGGAGATCAATCAATACGG AATCTTTTAGAAATCAATATATCATGGTGTCATTTAATAACCGAAAATGGTGTCGAAGCTTTAGCACGTGGTTGTGTTTATTTGCGAAAATTCTGCAGTAAAGGTTGTAAGCAGGTGAACGATAATGCCATCTCGTGTTTGGCTAAATATTGTCCAAATTTAATGGTGCTCAATTTACACAGCTGTGAG TCTATAACCGATTCATCGATTAGACAAATCGCAAGTAATTGTCACAATTTACAAAAACTCTGTGTATCCAAATGTGCCGAACTGACCGATCTCTCATTGATGGCACTCTCGCAAAATAATCCCTATTTAAATACCTTAGAAGTATCCGGTTGTCGTAATTTTACCGATTTGGGTTTTCAGGCTTTgggtaaaaattgtaaatatctGGAACGCATGGACTTGGAAGAGTGCAATCAAATAACTGATTTAACTTTAGCCCACTTGGCCACTGGTTGTCCAAGTTTAGAAAAATTg tttttatcGCACTGTGAACTGATAACGGATGATGGTATACGCCAACTAGCCGCTGGTAGTTGTGCCGCCGAAAGTTTATCCGTCCTCGAATTGGATAATTGTCCTTTAATCACTGATCGTACATTAGAGCATTTAGTATCTTGTCATAATTTACAAAGAATTGAGCTATTTGACTGCCAATTGATAACAAGAGCAGCAATACGCAAACTAAAG CAACATTTACCAAATATAAAAGTTCATGCGTACTTTGCCCCAGTTACACCGCCTCCAGTTACAACTGGACAACGACCACGTTACTGTCGATGTTGTGAGATTTTGTGA